The window acATTCCTTTATAGTTTGCCGAGTCCCAGTTTCCTTATgtgcaaaatgaaaattataatatctATACTACCTATTTATAAAGTTGTGAAAACCTAAGATTACACTTGTGAAAATACCTTAGTGCAGGAGGAACATAAGCTGtcattattgttttcttcttcatgatTGTGATGATAATTATTGATAATTGAGCATGATCATATCAATTATTATTGAATGTTATCATTTCAAAGATTTGGGATGTTCTTCAGCCTGtgttagactttaaaaaaattaaaaaagagtatTCAAGTTGGAAGAGTTACTCTAACACTACTCCTACATGCCGTTTCAAATTGCACCATTGGCTTATCATGTCCAACTCAGATGAAATGTTATCCTCTTgtggaaagaatgagagagaagggtCTTTGTTGGGCGGGTTCTGTAAAGCAAAAGTTCAGGACTTGCATGTTAAGAAATTCTTGCTCATCCCTTTCAGGACCTCTTGGACCTCCTTATTCCTCAGACTATAGATCAGGGGATTGAGCATGGGGATGATGATGCCATAAAACACAGAGGCGATTTTATCATTCTCCTGGGACTCACTAGATGAAGGCTGTAAATACATGTAAGAAAGAGTCCCATAGTAAATGGTGACAGCTGTCAAGTGGGAGGCACAAGTGGAGAAGGCCTTGTGTCTCCCTGCAGCAGAGCTCATCCTCAAGATGGCAGCCACGATATAAACGTAGGAGAAGAACACAACCATCACAGTGCTTATCAAGTTGAAGCCCACACAGACAATTAGTAACATGACATTGATATCAATTGTGGAACAGGAAAGGGGGAGCACCAGGGGCACATCACAGAAAAAGTGATTAATGGTGTTAGAATTACAGAAgaacagagaaaaggtaaaaCCTGTATGAATAGAGGCATTCAGGGATCCCATAACATAAGATACAGCAACGAGCTGGTTGCAAGCCCTCTGAGACATGACCACTGGGTAATGCAGGGGGTTACAAATAGCCACATAACGGTCTATGGCCATGGCGGCAAGAATGTAACAATCAGCTGTAGCAAATGTGGCATAAACAAAAAATTGCATCAGACATCCCGAGAACGAGATAGACTTGTGGGACACCAGGAAGTTTTGCAGCATCTTGGGAGTGATGGCGGAGGTATAACAGAAGTCAACAAAAGCCAGGTGTTGGAGAAAGAAGTACATGGGAGTGTGAAGGTGGGAGTCAGTTTTGATGATCAGAATAATACCAACATTGCCCACTACGGAAATGACATAGACAAACAGAAACACGAGGAACAGGACATACTGTAGGTCTTGTCGGATCATAAAgcccagcaggatgaattcagtcACTGTGCTGCTGTTTTCCTGGGTCATGACTATAGCAAATATATCACCTATGAAAGAGATGTACACAGAAAAGTACACATCAAGAAAAGTGAGTTTTTCATGAGATAGGACTAGGTTTGAGAGAATAGAGAGTTTCTACTCTGTTGTTTTGGTGGTTcatattttaagttttgttttacaaggctagtatatataatatagtttatttCCCCCAGACATTATGTTTTTGATTTGAATAAACTACCCTCTTATGGGCAAGAGTATTTGAGATAGTCTCCTCTGGTTTGAACTGGTAGATTTTAATGTGTGATTAACTGATAAATATTGAaccacagtaataataataataataaaataacaataataataatgattttactAACCTGATCTCCTTCTAAGCCCTGATAGTAGAAAATCACATTTCATGACTAATCTCAGATGATACAGCTTCATCCACCTATCTCTTCACTGAAGTAAGGTGACAGAGTATAACAAATGTTCTAGAGCTTACAGATCCTATGAGGTCTGTACCACTTCACAATTGTGCCCTTTGAAATAAgtacatttatttaaattgtaGAACTATTACTGTTCAGGCTGAGAGATCAGATCTTAAGCCTGGGTAACCTAGAGAAATTATGGCATATTTGTTGGACTATCTCCACTCAATGGAGGGAACTCTTTCCTTAGCAGCTAGCTTGAATTTTAGaaccaaataaaaatagtttGGAGTCAAGTCTAAGCAATAAGGTGGGGAAGGAGATCCTTTAAGGCTTATTCTTCCTTTGTGGGTTAAAAACAAGATCAgattgcaaaacaaaacaatgagacAGATTGATTTGTGGTTGGAAACTTGGCTCTGAACTCCTACCCAGACAGGAGTTCAGACTTGGAGGGTCTGAGCAATGGTATCATGGGATAAGGTATTGAAGGATGAGACTGCAGCCTTCCAGGGAGCTGATCAGAATGGGAGATCTATCTTTTCTTCAATCTGACTAAAGAAACATTTGTTAATGCAGTGTCTGCTATGACAAGGCAGAGAAGAGGATGCAAAGAGCCCACCTTAAGTCAGAGCCTTACCTTTGAGTCCTACTGACTTTTCAGGCCTCTGCATTTTCCATGACTACAAGGTGCAAAGCTGCTGCTACCTGCATAGATAGAAGAATTTCCCTCACTACAATTTCCCTAGATCAGTAAAATCATggtcttttcttccctttctcaaatAGAGGCAGAAGGCATAAACTggctcaaaagagaaaaaaatgaaaattttcctgCCCTCGAGAAGGTTATGTTCTACTTGTGACATGGAACATGACCACAAATATGTAAGTAACAAGCTGGGGGTAAGGGGAACTAAGgagagatcatagaatcataggatcatcGATCAGCAATAAGAAAAGGCTCCAGATTCCAATTAGCCCATTGgcaacattttatagataagtaaattaaGGTCCAGAGAAGGGACATGTCTTACCCAAAATGTCAAAGCAATAAGGATGAGATTAGGCAAAAATTATGGAAAGACTATACAAATGTATGACATAACTTTACAGACTCGGCAAATGgcagtttttttctctttggtaaGGGTCTAGACTTGTAATTTAATCTGTGTAGAGTAAAATACAACTTCCTTAATTCAGATTGTTTCCTAAAATTTTCTAAAAGTCAATGTCCTGAGAGAAAACAGAGTGTAATAGGAAAGGAACATAGTCCTCAATTtaggaagactcaaattcaagTCTTGCATTTGATATGTACTGGGTGTGTGACCATTGATCTTGTTTAAAATAGTTGcccattaaatgtttattgaatagatGAGACCTACCTTATACAGCAAAACATTTGTAGAACCATTAAGCAGTACCATTGActactgggaaatgtttaatggAAAGGTGGGTCAATCAAAAattagctggagtcaggaaatcacAGGATGTTGGTTCTGGAAGAAAAGTAGGTTCAAGATATTTGGACTAGATTCTCGCTACATTGTCAACTATCTCATCTTATCAGATTTTAGAGGATCTGCCCAGGCTGGCAGAGGTACCTTGTTCCCTGTTGCAAGATGAGTTCTATGTAGTAGTGACAATAGAAGTCAGGTTATTGTGGTTTTCTATGTAGTCCTCCTTCCCTAGAACCTAATGCCTGATGCCATACACAGATGGTCAAAAGGAAAAGCCTTATTTTCATTAGCAGAAGTTTCTATAAGCAGTGATTTTTCTGTACTGTTTTTGAGATTCAAATgcttcactttttcccttttaggCTTAATTAGACCCTCTGAAGGGTTTCTTCTGAAGTAAGTTTCTCAGGAATAGTAGAATAATTAATGATTCTCCCCAGTACTAGGGCTTCCTCTTCTCTCATCACCTTGGCTTTGATGAGATGAGAGTCTGGGTCACTTTAACACTAGCCCTTAGATCCCAGAATGCACCATCCTAGGGATAATGGGGATTCTATGCTTCTTTGGTCTTCTGGGGTTCCTACTTGGGCTTGTTCTGCTTCCTTCTAATCCAGCCTGACAGGGAGGGTAACACAGTATCTTTGCAGGAGTAGTGAATGGAGCTATACATAAGCCTGGTCTATAGCATTGGGACCCATTCTCTTGGGTCTCTCTGGCCCCAGAGACTGGAGAATCGGGAGAAAAATCCTCATTGGTTGCCCTTCGATTGTTGCAGAGCTGGGATTCCCAAAGGAGTTTCAATTGCTTTTCAAAACTCTTCTCAgggatttattttgaaaaataattataatgagaGACAGTGTGATGTGGTGGAGGCAGAGTGACAAAGTGAGCCACATTGTAGAGAGCCAGAAGACATGGGTTTGCAGACCCACCACTGGCACATTTTATGTATGATTCTGTGCTAGTCATATGACTTCTCAGTGCTCTGGATCTCAGCTTCTTACACTCACAACTTGTTactgaatgtgagggttgtgaaattatgacttattagaaaatgattaatttgcatacctattttaggTATCTTTATAGTCAAGTAACATTTTCTTGTgggaaaaggggtcatgagtgggaaaagtttaagtaGGTCTGCTCAAGATAATTCTCTATGACTCAGTTGATAAAATGGTGCTGACTTATATTGATATCCTTAGTTGGGAATTTGCTACACAAATGGAATCACCAGTCTGGTACTTATTGCAGTAATTATAATGTTTTTGTTGAGTCAGTGCAGTCATTACTGACTCTTGGTAgactcatttgaggttttcttatcAAAGGTGTTGGAGTGGTTCCCTATTTCCtgctttagctcattttacagattgggaactgaggcaaacagggttaagtgacttgccaagggtcacacaactagtaattgtctatggctggatttggactcaggatgatgagtctttctgactctagactcaCCATTTTATACACTGTGCCACCAATTCACCCTAATAATTATGATAACTAATAACAATTTCATAACACTCTAAAGGTAATTATTGCTTTTCACCTTCAGATTGTGAAGGAGGTGGCAAACtaattagctccattttacagaagtggaaactgaggcacaggaataTTGTGATTTGCCTTTGGCCAGAACCAATCAGAAGTGGCATTTGAACCCAACATTCCTGGTTCCAAGACCAACCTTCTTTGACTGGCACCATACTACCTCTCATTAAACCCCACAGCACTGGCATCAACATGGACAGATTCTAAGGGAAGTAGTATCAGTGTTCCAAGGGAACATAATTTACTGAAAAGAATACTTGATTTCAAGGAAGGACAGTTTTTAGAGCCTTTCCCTGCTACTTACTATATATTTCCTCTATGTAGCTCAATTTCTCATTAGTGAAATGATGAGATTATTATGATGACAAGGTccacaatttttctttattttttattttaatggaatattacttttccaaatatattcaaaggtagttttcaatatttatatttgcaaaatcttgtgttctaatttttttctctctctccaagacagcaagcagtctgatggGAATTTTATATGtgttccatattcatcatgctgctcaagaaaaaaatagatcaaaagggggaaaatatgggaaagaaaaacataaaacaaacaaacaacaacaagaacaaaaggttaaaatactatactttgatccatattgatttcccataattctctctggatatagatggcactttccatcataagtctattggaattaccttgaatcacctcatagttgaaaagagtcacattcatcacagttgatcttcacataattgTGTtgctactgtgtataatgttttctttttttctgcccacttcacttagcatcagttcatataagtctttccaggctttacTAAAACCAACTTGTTCATcaattcttacagaaaaataatatttcataacattcatacaccataacttattcagccattctccaactgatagacaggagctcaatttccaattccttgcactacaaaaagagctattataaatatttttgcacatgttgatcttttccttttttcatgttCTCTTTGGAAAAGAGACccattagagacactgctggatcaaaggatatgcaatttTGATAgtccattgggcatagttccaaattgctctccagaatggttggatcatttttaCAGCCCTGCCAACAGCACGTTGgtatcccaattttctcacattgcctccaacttttattattatcttcttctgtcattttagacaatctgagaagtgtggAGTGGTACCTTACAGTCATCTTAATTTACATtcttctaatcaatagtgatttagagcacttttccatatgactagaaatggactttaattttttttttgtccaaagattctgttcatattctttgaggaATAACtcataaatttgagccaattctctacatattttagaaatgaagcctttatcagaaacactggttgtaaaaatttccccccagatttctgtttcccttctaatctgggcttcattggttttgtttgtgaaaccctttttaatttaatgtaattaaaatgatctattttgcataatataaagtattctaatttatctttggccaaaattccttccttctccatgcATCTGAGGGGTAGACTAATCTTTTTTCTATggatttgcttatattatcacctTTATGTCTAtaccatgaacccatttcaagGGATGGAAAGAAAAGTATCATGTACCCAATTGTCTTAACTAAGAAGAGTAAATAGTGCCATACTTGTGAACATAACTCAGAAGTAAGCAAAGCTCATGAGACAGAATTCACTGCCATAGCAGACCCTCACTTGGTTTTAGTTTTTGGATATAAAACTATGTGTTTCACTGCAACCTAGGCAACTAGCTCTATCCACAGAAAACTACATTCTGAGCTTGGGGATCAGCTTTTGTAAACGTTTAAAGAAAGAAGTGGATCACTGAATTCAGGAGTAACAAATAGGTAATTCAGAAGGATTCCAAGGGAGAAGCCAAAGTAGAGATATCAATAAATGCAGAGGAAGgaagaattgtttcctttttccttttgttatttcctttatcCCAAAGCAAAGGCCTCTTTGTACCCAAGCCAGAAGCTGGTAAAATGGGAGAGAATACCCTGCAAGAGCTCATAACAATTTAATAATAGGTTTGCTCCAATAGGTAAGCAACATAAGTATATTAGGCCTGGAGCAAAGATAAGCTCTGTAATATTCCAGAAAATAagaggacagagaaaaggaggagagattgTGTGGAGCGGGATTCCTGTTTTTTCCCTGCTTCAATTCTGCCCTCTAGAagcatattctatttttttctcatatattctgactctggctcttCATTGTGTTATCCCAGATAAGTCACTCCTTCCCTAAAAAATGGACACAATGATACTTTTGCTTGCCACCTCATAGGATGGCATGAAAAAAGCACATCACATTTCATAGACCAGTGTAAATTAAGCATTGTTTTTAAGCATAGCAATTAAGcaagatttattaagcatgtaaattaagcatttattaagcattgggATTAGCCTTTGGAGAAGTTATTTTTAGGAATGCAGGTTCTGGAATTGAAGATAATTGTagagatttttttactttggtCTTGGATCATACAAATGGACAAATTCTAGTTATATTACATATTGATTAACATCACTTTCAGGGggcctcaaactatggcctgcgggccagatgtggccgctgaggacgattatccccctcacccagggctatgaagtttctttatttaaaagcccacaaaacaaagtttttgtttttaccatagaccaaccctccaacagtctgagggacagtgaactggcctcctatttaaaaagtttaaggatcCCTGACTTAAATAGTCAAAGAAATACTTTTAAGATCATACTAGTACTAAGAAGTCCTTTAATATTGTCTTTAATGGATTGATAAGAATTTAACAAACtgttaatacttttttttctatttgccaaGGCACTATTCTAGGTGCTAGGGATATACAACAATTTctgcccacaaggagcttacattctattggaggacATAGAATATAAATAGAGAcatgaatataaaatactttgaagaAAGTAGGAAAGACAATATTGATAACTCAAGGAGTCATGAAAGGATTCGTAAGGGAGGTAAGACATGAATTGAGTCTTGTGGAATAAAActacatttcatatattttaaccaGTATgaatcatcaaaatatttattaagaacttatgaTAAAAGCACTGTGCTGGGAActgggaatgcaaagacaaaCTGAAAACATCATTCCTGCCCTCATAACCTATAGTCAAACTGATAAACAAAAGTCCATTTGAGAAGAGAGAGCATTAAATATTAGGACGAAATAGAAGGGGATTCTCAATGAAGGATTTTAAGAGTTCAAGGTGATGAGGTCATATAGGTATTTTGTTATATGACCTTGCATTGGAACTATGTTTTAGGTGAGTCAGGCCTCTCCATTgattaaagtcccttccaatttggTGGGTGGGTTAATGAAGTCAGGATGTAGACAGTGTAGTTCAGGGAACATGAGATAGAACTGTATGCCTTGGGATTGATGAacaacaagattttgtaaggaggAGACAGAAAACTATGCTGATTTCCATCTATTGctttaaaacatttcttaagctGTTGGATCAGTTGGCATCTGGGGCTTATGGGCCCAAGAGGCAGAGGGTCACAAGAGAGAGAGCTCCCTCATTGACATGACGTCAAGAGGGACATGGGCTTGCATCTTGCTTCCTACATTTGTGTAAGTAGTAGaaaacagttttatttatttacttatttcattGGGGCTCAAATTTAGGAAGAGATTACCCAGATGGAGTGTTGATCTACTAATGGACTCTTCCTTCCTTGAAGAAAATCTGGTTAAGCCTGGAGAGCATTAACCATGGTACCCATCCAATGAAAGCCACATCCCAAGGCATACCAGGGTTGTGATCATTAGGATCTTTACGGTAGCAGTTAGTGCTCACGATGATATGATCATGTTTCCTTTGAAATGCTAAAGCATTATTATTAGTAGTGGCTGCTCAGAGAATAATAAGCATCAATTTTACACTTATCGTGTTCAGACCATTTAATGACACTGGTGCAGACCCTGGTTATGAAGAAACCAATGAGATTTGCTTTACTTAATTTCTACTCTCTTGGAAATTTAGAGATAGAGTAAACAAAAATATTAGGTCTGGTCAGACATGACCATTCACCACCATAAAGTGATTCTGAAATAACCAAGGAGTGTGGGAGTTGATGACAGACCCCTGCTTGGCAATATCTGAAATTGATAGAGATAGGAAAGTATCCTTTGTTTCACAAAAGTTCTGTCAGCGAGTATAAGTTTGGGTCAGTTTTACCATTATACTGTGATAAGAGCACTGGTACTGGAATCGGAGTCTAGGGCTTCAAATCTTGACTTTGACCTttacctgtatgaccttaggggaatcatttaaactctcaagacctcagtttcctgatttgtaacaAGAAgagtgagcagaactagatcatTTTTTTTAGCTATCTTTTGATTTTACAACCACATCACCTCATGGTTTGTCGAGTCACAGTTTACTTATGtacaaaatgaagattataatatAGATTCTATCTATTTGTGGTGGTGTGAAAACCTAAGATTACACATATGAAACCATCTTACTGCAGGAAGAATGGAAGCCGTCATTATTGTCTTCTTTGTCAATTGTGATGATAATTATTGATAATTGATCATGATCATACCAAtgaatattaaatgttaaataaaaagattattcaaATTGGAAGGGCTTTTCTAACACTCCTAATGTGCCGTTCCAAATTGTACCATTGACTGGTCATGTCCTGCTTAGCTgcaagaatgagagagaaagaagagaaaagtctTTGCTGGGCTGGTTCTGTAAAGCAGGGCTTTTACATGTTTACATTTTACAAGTTCAGGGCTTGCATGTTAAGCAAGTCTTGCTCATCGATTTCAGGGCCTCTTTGACTTCCTTGTTCCTCAGACTATAGATCAGGGGATTCAGCATGGGGATGATAATGCCATAAAACACAGAGACTATTTTACCATTCTCCTGGTACTCACTAGAAGAAggctgtaaatatatataaataagagtTGCATAGAAAATGGTAACAGCAGTCAGGTGGGAGGCACAAGTGGAGAAGGCCTTGTGTCTCCCTGAAGCAGAGCTCATCCT of the Sarcophilus harrisii chromosome 6, mSarHar1.11, whole genome shotgun sequence genome contains:
- the LOC100926334 gene encoding putative olfactory receptor 5AK3 — translated: MTQENSSTVTEFILLGFMIRQDLQYVLFLVFLFVYVISVVGNVGIILIIKTDSHLHTPMYFFLQHLAFVDFCYTSAITPKMLQNFLVSHKSISFSGCLMQFFVYATFATADCYILAAMAIDRYVAICNPLHYPVVMSQRACNQLVAVSYVMGSLNASIHTGFTFSLFFCNSNTINHFFCDVPLVLPLSCSTIDINVMLLIVCVGFNLISTVMVVFFSYVYIVAAILRMSSAAGRHKAFSTCASHLTAVTIYYGTLSYMYLQPSSSESQENDKIASVFYGIIIPMLNPLIYSLRNKEVQEVLKGMSKNFLTCKS